In Humulus lupulus chromosome 6, drHumLupu1.1, whole genome shotgun sequence, a single genomic region encodes these proteins:
- the LOC133782608 gene encoding uncharacterized protein LOC133782608: MSTARRAWIAAASIGVVEALKDQGVCRWTSALRSIQHHTKANLRAYSQAKNIPAQYSNSQFKDEKLKQSEESLRTVMYLSCWGPIN; the protein is encoded by the coding sequence ATGAGTACAGCAAGAAGAGCTTGGATTGCAGCAGCAAGTATCGGAGTAGTGGAAGCTTTGAAGGACCAAGGTGTTTGTAGATGGACTTCTGCTTTGAGATCCATACAACATCACACAAAGGCCAATCTCAGAGCCTATTCTCAGGCCAAGAATATCCCAGCTCAGTATTCTAATAGCCAGTTCAAAGATGAGAAATTGAAGCAATCTGAGGAATCTCTTAGAACTGTCATGTACTTGAGCTGTTGGGGTCCCATTAACTGA